In one window of Prevotella sp. E13-17 DNA:
- a CDS encoding efflux RND transporter periplasmic adaptor subunit: MRNYRVKAVMAALALLSLAACKTEKEKENNEDMAAMEQMVAEVDTITLQRQVFQKQLLCNGKLVAAQKAELVCPQPGSLVQRVCVKNGQMVGKGTLLCVADTRTYQAELEKTKHDMERSRVELQDKLIGLGYDGNLEKVPAEVLKRAEVISGYYTAKYQLQASQKQLKDCELRAPFAGRVANLEARENQPGAKFCVLIDDAFFEVEFKILEAELNFVKTGQQVVVSPFADKNKKYIGTVTGINPMVDEKGLVTVTARVKNNGNGMMDGMNVRVIVENAVPDMLVVPKEAVVERDGYHVIFLYDKQSHRAVWTYVDVLYSNLGQFAITGCEKKETTLHEGSCVIVSGNLNLADDTEVTISRENK; encoded by the coding sequence ATGAGAAACTATCGCGTAAAAGCCGTCATGGCGGCTCTGGCACTGCTGTCGCTGGCAGCCTGCAAAACCGAAAAGGAGAAAGAGAACAACGAGGACATGGCTGCCATGGAACAGATGGTGGCCGAGGTGGACACCATCACACTGCAACGGCAGGTGTTCCAAAAACAACTGCTCTGCAACGGAAAGCTGGTGGCAGCCCAAAAGGCAGAGCTGGTATGTCCGCAGCCAGGCTCACTGGTGCAGCGGGTGTGCGTGAAGAATGGACAGATGGTGGGCAAGGGCACACTGCTCTGTGTGGCCGACACTCGGACATACCAGGCAGAACTGGAAAAGACGAAGCACGACATGGAGCGGTCGCGCGTAGAACTGCAAGACAAGCTGATCGGACTGGGTTATGACGGGAATCTGGAAAAAGTCCCTGCCGAGGTGCTGAAGCGTGCAGAGGTCATCTCGGGCTATTATACAGCGAAGTATCAGTTGCAGGCCTCACAGAAACAACTGAAGGATTGCGAGCTCCGAGCTCCGTTTGCCGGACGTGTGGCCAACCTTGAGGCGCGAGAGAACCAGCCTGGTGCAAAGTTCTGTGTGCTCATAGACGATGCCTTTTTCGAGGTGGAATTCAAGATTCTGGAGGCAGAGCTGAACTTCGTGAAGACGGGCCAGCAGGTGGTGGTGTCGCCCTTTGCTGATAAAAACAAGAAGTATATAGGAACGGTGACAGGCATCAACCCGATGGTTGACGAGAAAGGACTGGTGACCGTGACGGCAAGAGTGAAGAACAACGGCAATGGGATGATGGACGGCATGAACGTGCGCGTCATCGTGGAGAATGCCGTGCCCGACATGCTGGTGGTGCCCAAAGAGGCTGTGGTGGAGCGCGATGGCTACCACGTGATTTTCCTCTATGACAAGCAAAGTCACAGGGCCGTCTGGACCTATGTGGACGTGCTGTATAGCAATCTGGGGCAGTTTGCCATCACAGGCTGTGAAAAGAAGGAGACCACTCTGCACGAGGGTTCGTGCGTGATCGTCTCGGGCAACCTGAACCTGGCTGACGACACAGAGGTGACCATCAGTCGCGAAAACAAATAA
- a CDS encoding TolC family protein, with product MKEKIRLAITTAAFLLSAVGHAQQLTLNDVIRIAQENSFDAQVAKLSFMSSYWTYRSFKADLKPSVNLSANLLGFDHSLVGVRNYETGQQAYVDENSMTNSVTLSLDQKIVETGGVVSLKSYLYHLRQFDYNLNTINTQPLEVSYSQPLFAYNASKWEKKTAPLEFEIAQKTYTAAMQDVAMTATALFFNVLSAQSEYRQSVTTVEDREQLLEMAQRRLELGTTTRSEMLQMELSLVNARVAQTSNKLTLDNALYRLFSYLRLVNYEDAVLLSPRNVPELLLVPDDVVQKALQNSSHNGEMKLQELNAEMSLARAKSARGLQMTLTGDVGFRQSASDFRGAYSHLQDNEVVGVTLSMPIFDWGMSKGRVKMAQAELDVIKTKNEQAHLDYVQDLKRDVADFNTLPLQCRNAARAEEIAGERYEITKKRFETGTISVTDLNTAQQELESAKSQYISQLFKFWSKYYALQKTTLYDWRNGREIIVDYEKLSKK from the coding sequence ATGAAAGAGAAAATCAGATTAGCCATAACAACGGCGGCATTCTTGCTGTCGGCTGTGGGGCATGCTCAGCAGTTGACACTCAATGACGTGATACGTATTGCGCAGGAGAACTCGTTCGATGCTCAGGTGGCCAAGCTCTCGTTTATGTCCAGCTACTGGACCTACAGGTCTTTCAAGGCCGACCTGAAACCATCGGTCAACCTGTCTGCCAACCTGTTGGGATTCGACCATTCGCTGGTAGGCGTGCGCAATTACGAGACAGGACAGCAGGCCTATGTCGATGAGAACTCGATGACGAACAGCGTCACGCTGTCGCTCGACCAGAAGATTGTGGAGACGGGAGGCGTAGTCTCGTTGAAGTCCTATCTCTACCACCTGCGGCAGTTCGACTACAACCTGAACACCATCAACACACAACCGCTGGAGGTGTCTTACTCGCAGCCGCTGTTTGCCTACAACGCATCGAAATGGGAGAAGAAGACGGCTCCGCTTGAGTTTGAGATTGCACAGAAGACCTATACTGCTGCCATGCAGGATGTCGCCATGACGGCAACGGCACTGTTCTTCAACGTGCTGTCGGCACAATCGGAGTATCGACAGAGTGTGACCACGGTGGAAGACCGCGAACAACTGTTGGAGATGGCCCAGCGCAGACTGGAGCTTGGCACCACCACCCGCAGTGAGATGCTCCAGATGGAGCTGTCGCTGGTGAATGCACGCGTGGCACAGACGTCAAACAAGCTGACCCTTGACAATGCCTTGTATAGGCTCTTCTCCTATCTGCGCCTTGTCAACTATGAGGATGCCGTGCTGCTCTCGCCACGAAATGTGCCTGAGCTGCTGTTGGTGCCCGACGATGTGGTGCAGAAAGCTTTGCAGAACTCGTCGCACAATGGCGAGATGAAGTTGCAGGAACTCAACGCAGAGATGTCGTTGGCACGGGCAAAGTCAGCCCGCGGGTTGCAGATGACGCTCACGGGCGATGTGGGCTTCAGACAGTCGGCCTCCGACTTCCGCGGCGCCTATTCGCATCTGCAGGACAACGAGGTGGTGGGTGTCACCCTGTCTATGCCCATCTTTGACTGGGGCATGAGCAAAGGCCGAGTGAAGATGGCACAGGCCGAGCTGGATGTCATCAAGACGAAGAACGAGCAGGCCCATCTTGATTATGTGCAAGACCTGAAACGCGATGTTGCAGACTTCAACACGCTGCCCTTGCAGTGCCGCAATGCAGCCCGTGCTGAGGAGATAGCCGGAGAGCGCTATGAGATCACGAAGAAGCGGTTTGAGACGGGCACCATCTCGGTGACCGACCTGAACACGGCACAACAGGAACTGGAGTCGGCCAAGTCGCAATACATCAGTCAGCTGTTTAAGTTCTGGTCGAAATACTATGCACTTCAGAAAACGACCCTCTATGACTGGAGAAATGGCCGCGAAATCATTGTGGATTACGAAAAACTATCTAAGAAATAA
- a CDS encoding efflux RND transporter permease subunit, with the protein MLRKLINRPIAVSMIVVAVMVVGIVALRHIPVSMMPQIDIPRITVQMANPGASVTEIEQQLVGPMRQQLAQVAGLKDIESVSRMDVGTITLSFEPGADMDLLFIDVNEKVDRAMNGFDRQVSRPKIIKASVLDIPAFYVDITMADDRGGNDEADEASEQKLAQLSKLVRNVILKRFEQIPEVAMVDFSGTVGVELQCVPDMEKLGAMGMGVEDIERTIRDNNITLGALSVVNGIYRYNVHFDAQILTKEDIENLYVRHGQRMVRLKDICQVKEQAAVRNGIVRSNGKDAVTLAVIKQNDAQMNVLKAHVEELMMHLRKDYPAINLEVNRDQTELLSYSINNLEWNFVLGALLACLILFVFNGGWRTPLLIMISIPLSLILTLFCFYLFGITINIISLSGLILGVGMMVDNAIIVIDNIMQRKDAVKGTGEVFVPMLSSVLTTCSVFIPLIFLNGTAGALFYDQAMGVTIALMASLLVAALVIPVYFHQLYLRKGLRGMSRVTPGERLLMRWYVPASQWTMRHGKLCLSFFVLAVMLIVALFPFMKKERMPSVDHSDALMVIDWNAGISGQENARRTGEVLAVVRQSVLTATAMTGTQEFVLSHTEDITGSEAIVYVKTASKVSLDSAQTAMSQYLAKHYPKAKVEYKVAGNVYDAIFQTDRPDLEIRLQHAEGGRPSVALAREMTVDLHRTFPDVGIQPVAVEENLQYVADLEQLAFYHVSYQQLYGRLRQLLGGNKVHEISIGTQMVPIVVGQDGRLADVVMQSTITNSEQVEVPIAYLVKERRVENYKRLHASLDGEYYPVHIDHADDQTVRQVMDHCNGISRDKDSKVAVNYRGNYFESRQMIGELTVVLLVSLLLLFFIMAAQFESLLQPFIIISEIVLDVSVVMLVLFACGESLNIMSMTGLVVMSGIVINDSILKVDTMNRLYRSGHTLLHAVVEAGHRRLKPIVMTSLTTILALVPFLHRGDMGSALQFPLSLTLTVGMVVGTLVSLFIVPLEYYVIYHLKDRKKK; encoded by the coding sequence ATGCTGAGAAAACTGATAAACCGGCCTATTGCTGTGAGCATGATTGTAGTGGCGGTCATGGTGGTGGGCATCGTGGCACTACGCCATATTCCTGTTTCGATGATGCCGCAGATAGACATACCGCGCATCACGGTGCAGATGGCCAACCCGGGCGCTTCGGTGACGGAGATTGAGCAGCAGCTGGTGGGCCCTATGCGCCAACAGCTGGCGCAGGTGGCTGGCCTGAAAGACATCGAGAGCGTGTCGCGCATGGACGTAGGCACCATCACCCTGTCGTTTGAACCTGGTGCCGATATGGATCTGCTGTTCATCGACGTGAACGAGAAGGTGGACCGGGCCATGAACGGATTCGACCGTCAGGTGAGTCGCCCGAAAATCATCAAGGCCAGCGTACTGGATATACCTGCCTTCTATGTAGATATCACGATGGCTGATGACCGGGGCGGAAACGATGAGGCGGATGAGGCGTCAGAGCAAAAGCTGGCACAGCTGTCAAAACTGGTGAGAAATGTCATCCTGAAACGCTTCGAACAGATACCCGAGGTGGCGATGGTGGATTTCAGTGGCACCGTGGGTGTCGAGCTACAGTGTGTGCCCGACATGGAGAAACTTGGGGCCATGGGCATGGGCGTAGAAGACATCGAGCGCACCATCCGTGACAACAACATCACGCTGGGAGCCCTGAGCGTGGTCAATGGCATCTATCGCTACAATGTTCACTTCGATGCTCAGATACTGACCAAGGAAGATATTGAGAACCTGTATGTGAGGCATGGCCAACGTATGGTCCGGTTGAAAGATATCTGTCAGGTGAAGGAGCAGGCCGCCGTGCGAAACGGTATCGTGAGAAGCAACGGAAAGGATGCCGTGACACTGGCAGTCATCAAGCAGAACGATGCACAGATGAACGTGCTGAAGGCCCATGTGGAAGAACTCATGATGCACCTGAGGAAGGACTATCCAGCGATCAACCTCGAGGTGAACCGTGACCAGACCGAACTGCTCTCTTACTCCATCAACAATCTGGAGTGGAACTTCGTGTTGGGTGCGCTGCTCGCCTGTCTGATTCTCTTTGTGTTCAATGGTGGATGGCGCACGCCGCTGCTGATCATGATCTCCATCCCGTTGTCACTGATACTGACTCTGTTTTGTTTCTATCTGTTTGGCATCACGATCAACATTATCTCACTGTCGGGATTGATCCTCGGTGTCGGTATGATGGTGGACAATGCCATCATCGTGATTGACAATATCATGCAGCGGAAGGATGCCGTCAAGGGCACGGGCGAGGTGTTCGTGCCCATGCTGAGCTCGGTGCTGACCACCTGTTCGGTGTTCATCCCACTGATTTTCCTGAACGGCACGGCGGGTGCACTCTTCTACGACCAGGCCATGGGCGTGACCATAGCGCTGATGGCCTCGCTGCTGGTGGCAGCATTGGTGATTCCAGTCTATTTCCATCAGCTTTACCTGAGAAAAGGACTTCGTGGCATGAGCAGAGTGACACCTGGTGAGCGACTGCTCATGAGGTGGTATGTGCCTGCGAGTCAGTGGACCATGAGGCACGGCAAGTTGTGCCTGTCGTTCTTCGTCCTTGCAGTGATGTTGATCGTGGCGCTCTTCCCCTTCATGAAAAAAGAACGCATGCCATCTGTTGACCATAGCGATGCCCTGATGGTGATTGATTGGAATGCAGGCATATCAGGACAAGAAAATGCCAGACGTACGGGAGAGGTGCTTGCGGTTGTCCGGCAAAGTGTGCTGACAGCGACAGCCATGACGGGCACGCAGGAGTTTGTGCTGTCGCATACCGAGGATATCACGGGCAGTGAAGCCATTGTCTATGTCAAGACAGCCAGCAAGGTGTCGCTCGACTCGGCACAGACGGCCATGAGTCAATATCTGGCCAAGCACTACCCGAAGGCAAAGGTGGAATATAAGGTGGCTGGCAATGTGTATGATGCTATCTTCCAGACCGACAGACCCGACCTGGAGATCAGGCTGCAGCATGCAGAGGGCGGCAGACCTTCAGTGGCTTTGGCGCGCGAGATGACCGTGGACCTGCACCGCACGTTCCCCGATGTCGGCATACAGCCGGTGGCCGTGGAAGAAAACTTGCAGTATGTGGCTGACCTGGAGCAGCTGGCATTCTATCACGTCAGCTATCAGCAACTGTATGGACGACTGCGCCAACTGTTGGGTGGCAACAAGGTGCACGAGATCTCTATCGGCACACAGATGGTGCCCATCGTGGTGGGACAAGACGGCAGACTGGCAGACGTGGTGATGCAATCGACCATCACGAACAGTGAGCAGGTGGAGGTGCCGATAGCTTATCTTGTCAAGGAGAGAAGAGTGGAGAACTACAAGCGGCTGCATGCCAGTCTTGACGGTGAGTATTATCCTGTCCATATTGATCATGCCGACGATCAAACGGTGAGACAGGTGATGGATCATTGCAATGGCATCAGTCGCGACAAGGACAGCAAGGTGGCCGTCAACTATCGCGGCAACTATTTCGAGTCGCGCCAGATGATTGGCGAGCTGACGGTGGTGCTGCTGGTGTCGTTGCTGCTGCTCTTTTTCATCATGGCCGCCCAGTTTGAGAGTTTGTTGCAGCCCTTTATCATTATCTCCGAGATTGTTCTTGATGTGAGCGTGGTGATGCTGGTGCTGTTTGCCTGTGGCGAGTCGCTCAACATCATGTCAATGACAGGACTGGTGGTGATGAGCGGTATCGTGATCAACGACTCCATTTTGAAGGTTGACACGATGAACCGCCTCTATCGCTCAGGCCACACCTTGCTCCATGCCGTCGTAGAGGCAGGCCATCGCCGACTGAAACCCATCGTGATGACCTCGCTCACCACGATTCTGGCCTTGGTGCCATTCCTGCATCGTGGCGACATGGGGTCAGCCTTGCAGTTTCCGTTGTCGCTGACGCTGACCGTGGGAATGGTCGTGGGAACACTGGTGAGCCTGTTCATCGTTCCACTGGAATACTACGTCATCTATCATCTTAAAGACCGAAAGAAGAAATGA
- a CDS encoding efflux RND transporter permease subunit, which yields MKHAFSILLAMCVLMIVGAALIPRLDVSDQPRPRQGRTLTVSYGWNGASAKVLEQEVTSRIEGVVGMVNGVASVSSESNFGHGRVEIRLKPEASVSSVKFEVASLLRQLRDKLPQGVSYPQLEGGDVVTRSSGDDDRPILTYHINADMPDREIRQLVERQVKPSLMRVAGVRTVDVSGGTDLEMEVAYDADLLSNYGITAGDLADAIRSYLGRETVVGDAYRHDADGQQSRITLFLRVDGDKIDFESIPVATVADKIIYLNNLATCSFKEKVPHYFYRVNGMNTVYLSVYAEEGANINTVAKEAKSIIDSSGEINGHELFYTCDTDRAKERFADFQVLIRRSAISLLILLLFVFLCKRDWKYLFIVTVSLTANLLMAVICYALFDMRLEPFSMAGVTISLGLIIDSTIVMVDHYSYHRDHRAFTGIMAAMLTTIGSLIIVFWLPDSMRDSLYDFSWMIIVNLAVALLVSALFVPAMVTQMNYSCRKTGKPRNLRLMLLWNRFYRRYMGIAQHRIYRWPVMLAFFGLFGWTLSLFLDTVASNHYERKEPELKLYISGRMPVGGTAAQLNEKVLDVEAFLSKFKEIRHFETYVHDGGAQIMVEFTAEAQKTSFPYKLENKTIGKLVSIGGADWATHGVSQRGFSNSLNLQYRSQQIVIAGYDYDQLYHYAELMQKKMKENPRVVDLVIRNVGEEEQEQELYMDYDREKLTAYGVNVNEVYGQMASILSESYVGRKGHADIVLRPHQYSRFDQWQMENSFLRLNDREVRLPDFMNISQREAKKSIKRENQEYVITLAFNVLGSYNYTYRVIRQYTDELNAMMPVGFRCLQNEYRFDEEKNQQYLLLGLVAIIIFFICSIVFESLYKALVIILLIPISMIGAFLVYHFGGIEFGLGGFAALVLLSGLTVNAGIYLMNEYNNNGRHYLRAYHHKIIPILLTILSTVLGLVPFIFDQDENHFWYSFAMGSICGLLFSLVALVFAMPVFLKSERTLKKGGFIGKKWRFHR from the coding sequence ATGAAGCACGCTTTCTCCATCCTTCTTGCCATGTGTGTGCTCATGATTGTGGGTGCAGCACTCATCCCACGACTGGATGTCAGCGACCAGCCTCGTCCTCGGCAAGGGCGCACGCTGACGGTTTCCTACGGGTGGAATGGCGCATCGGCCAAGGTGCTGGAACAGGAGGTCACCTCCAGGATAGAAGGTGTCGTGGGGATGGTCAACGGTGTGGCCAGTGTCAGCTCAGAATCTAATTTCGGTCATGGGAGGGTGGAGATCAGGCTGAAGCCCGAAGCCTCTGTGTCGAGCGTGAAATTCGAGGTGGCCTCGCTGCTCAGACAACTGCGAGACAAGCTGCCGCAGGGTGTCAGCTATCCGCAGCTTGAGGGAGGTGATGTCGTCACCCGCTCTTCGGGCGACGACGACCGGCCCATCCTGACCTATCATATCAATGCCGACATGCCCGACAGGGAGATACGCCAACTCGTGGAACGCCAGGTGAAACCCTCTCTGATGCGGGTTGCCGGCGTGAGGACTGTTGATGTGAGTGGCGGCACGGACTTAGAGATGGAGGTGGCCTATGATGCCGACCTGCTGTCGAACTATGGCATCACGGCCGGAGATCTGGCAGACGCCATCAGGTCGTATCTCGGCAGAGAAACAGTTGTGGGCGATGCATACAGGCATGATGCCGACGGGCAGCAGTCGCGTATCACGCTCTTTCTGAGGGTGGATGGCGACAAGATCGACTTCGAGTCGATACCGGTGGCGACCGTAGCCGACAAGATCATCTATCTGAACAATCTGGCCACCTGCTCGTTTAAGGAGAAGGTGCCGCACTATTTCTATCGCGTCAACGGCATGAACACGGTCTATCTGAGTGTCTATGCCGAAGAGGGCGCCAATATTAATACCGTTGCGAAAGAAGCCAAGAGCATCATTGACAGTTCCGGTGAGATTAACGGGCATGAGCTGTTTTACACCTGCGATACCGACCGTGCGAAAGAGCGATTCGCCGATTTCCAAGTGCTGATCAGACGTAGCGCCATTTCGTTGCTCATCCTGTTGTTGTTCGTGTTCTTGTGCAAGCGCGATTGGAAATACCTGTTTATCGTGACCGTATCGCTGACGGCCAATCTGTTGATGGCCGTGATATGCTATGCTCTGTTCGACATGCGTCTGGAACCCTTCTCCATGGCGGGTGTCACCATCTCGCTCGGACTGATCATTGACTCCACGATCGTGATGGTCGATCATTACAGCTATCATCGTGACCATCGAGCTTTCACGGGGATTATGGCAGCGATGCTCACCACGATAGGCTCCCTGATCATTGTCTTTTGGTTGCCCGACTCGATGAGAGATTCGCTCTACGATTTCTCGTGGATGATCATTGTGAATCTGGCCGTGGCGCTGTTGGTGTCGGCACTGTTTGTGCCGGCCATGGTGACGCAGATGAACTACTCGTGCCGTAAAACGGGAAAACCTCGAAACCTTCGGTTGATGCTCTTGTGGAACCGTTTCTATCGGCGGTATATGGGCATCGCACAGCATCGAATCTACAGGTGGCCTGTGATGCTGGCCTTCTTCGGACTCTTCGGTTGGACGCTCAGCCTGTTTTTAGACACGGTGGCCAGCAACCATTATGAACGGAAAGAACCCGAGCTGAAGCTCTACATTAGCGGCAGGATGCCCGTAGGCGGCACGGCGGCACAGCTGAACGAAAAGGTGCTCGATGTTGAGGCTTTCCTCTCGAAGTTCAAAGAGATCAGGCATTTTGAAACCTACGTTCATGATGGCGGTGCTCAGATCATGGTAGAGTTTACGGCGGAGGCACAGAAGACCAGTTTCCCCTATAAACTGGAAAACAAGACCATTGGCAAGCTGGTCTCTATCGGTGGTGCAGACTGGGCCACCCATGGTGTGAGTCAGCGTGGCTTCAGCAATTCGCTCAATCTGCAGTATCGCTCGCAGCAAATCGTGATAGCAGGCTATGATTATGATCAGCTATACCACTATGCAGAGCTGATGCAGAAAAAGATGAAGGAGAACCCGCGTGTCGTGGACCTCGTCATCAGAAATGTCGGCGAGGAAGAGCAGGAGCAAGAACTATACATGGATTACGACCGCGAGAAGCTGACAGCCTATGGCGTGAATGTCAACGAGGTCTATGGTCAGATGGCCAGCATCCTCTCAGAGTCCTATGTCGGAAGGAAAGGGCATGCAGATATCGTGTTGCGTCCGCATCAATATAGCCGTTTCGACCAATGGCAGATGGAAAACTCGTTTCTGAGACTGAACGACCGCGAGGTGCGCCTGCCCGACTTCATGAACATCTCGCAGCGAGAAGCCAAGAAGAGCATTAAGCGCGAAAACCAGGAGTATGTCATCACGCTGGCCTTCAATGTGCTGGGCTCTTACAACTACACGTATCGCGTCATTCGCCAATATACCGACGAACTCAATGCGATGATGCCTGTCGGCTTCCGTTGCCTGCAGAATGAATACAGGTTCGACGAAGAAAAAAATCAGCAATACCTGTTGCTCGGCCTGGTGGCCATTATCATCTTCTTCATCTGCAGCATCGTCTTTGAAAGCCTCTACAAGGCCCTGGTCATCATTCTGCTGATTCCCATCTCGATGATAGGTGCCTTCCTCGTCTATCACTTCGGCGGCATAGAGTTCGGGCTTGGAGGCTTTGCCGCCTTGGTGCTGCTCTCTGGCCTGACGGTGAATGCCGGCATCTATCTGATGAATGAATATAACAATAACGGCCGACACTATCTGCGTGCCTATCATCACAAGATCATTCCTATTCTGCTCACGATTCTCTCTACGGTATTGGGACTCGTGCCTTTCATCTTCGATCAGGACGAGAACCACTTCTGGTATTCTTTTGCTATGGGGTCCATCTGTGGGTTGCTCTTCTCTTTGGTGGCACTGGTGTTTGCCATGCCCGTGTTCTTGAAATCGGAGCGAACGTTGAAAAAGGGCGGTTTCATCGGCAAAAAGTGGCGGTTTCATCGCTGA
- a CDS encoding DUF6377 domain-containing protein, with amino-acid sequence MKNNYVYCLILLLFALPQTVSAEYSEETEAWLDKLDASLARYDQIQQHKLTRVKELKSALPASKREGRYYEQLYSIYLEYKVFSYDSAHHYAELCYQEAQRMNNAEKILEAKQAVIFTLITAGILTEAEGLMKTIDRASIPANQLEAYYDLNCNLWRNMADYIHEEPYYTKYITRCNSYNDSIIALHPVGTVEWWAYTGMLQMRTGQYAKAEKSLLRVLSMCEGDLRMEATTSAELAWAYFNLNDEDKAIQLFARSAIADNESATREITALYHLARFIYKRGDYERASIYVHQALEEVNFFNTRLRKVEINDILPIIEQDRYDALSSQRNWLIAASVLFFVLLFIMVGAYVVIRKNNQKLKEARQTIAENLEQLQVANSHLQEDGKIKNAYIGRSFYTNAEYITKLEKLFKSIDRKLVAKQYEDLRMMVRLSTLNSERDNMFEAFDHTFLSLFPDYVVRYNELFDEEDRKEPEKENSLTTEMRIYALVRLGVSDSESIAKFLNFSVHTVNTYKTRIRNRSRYKGDQFESLIMQI; translated from the coding sequence ATGAAGAATAATTACGTCTATTGCTTAATCTTACTATTATTCGCTCTTCCACAAACCGTAAGTGCAGAATATTCCGAAGAAACAGAGGCTTGGCTCGATAAGCTCGACGCCAGTTTGGCTCGCTATGACCAGATTCAGCAGCACAAACTGACGCGCGTGAAAGAGTTGAAAAGCGCTCTGCCAGCATCTAAGCGCGAAGGACGATATTACGAACAGTTGTATTCCATCTATTTGGAGTATAAGGTGTTTAGCTATGATTCGGCACATCATTATGCAGAACTGTGCTATCAGGAAGCCCAGCGCATGAATAATGCAGAAAAAATACTGGAGGCTAAGCAGGCGGTCATCTTCACGTTGATAACTGCTGGCATCCTGACAGAGGCCGAAGGCTTGATGAAGACCATTGACAGGGCCTCTATACCCGCCAATCAGTTGGAGGCATACTACGATTTGAACTGCAACCTGTGGCGCAACATGGCCGACTATATCCATGAAGAACCCTACTACACCAAATACATCACCCGTTGTAATTCATACAACGACTCTATCATCGCGCTGCATCCAGTCGGAACGGTAGAGTGGTGGGCCTACACAGGTATGCTGCAGATGCGTACGGGCCAATATGCCAAGGCCGAGAAGTCGTTGCTGAGGGTGCTGAGCATGTGTGAAGGCGACTTGCGCATGGAGGCTACCACTTCTGCTGAATTGGCTTGGGCCTATTTCAACCTGAACGACGAGGATAAGGCCATCCAGTTGTTTGCCCGTTCGGCCATAGCAGACAATGAGTCGGCCACGCGAGAGATTACGGCACTTTATCATCTGGCTCGCTTTATATATAAAAGAGGTGACTACGAGCGTGCCAGCATCTATGTGCATCAGGCACTGGAAGAGGTGAACTTCTTCAATACTCGTTTGAGAAAGGTCGAGATCAACGACATTCTGCCTATCATTGAGCAGGACCGCTATGATGCCCTGAGCAGTCAGCGCAACTGGTTGATAGCAGCATCGGTGCTGTTCTTTGTGCTGCTGTTTATCATGGTAGGCGCCTATGTGGTCATTCGCAAGAACAACCAGAAGTTGAAAGAGGCTCGACAGACCATCGCAGAGAATCTGGAACAGCTGCAAGTGGCCAACAGCCATCTGCAGGAAGATGGTAAGATCAAGAACGCCTATATAGGTCGTTCGTTCTACACCAATGCCGAGTATATCACCAAGTTGGAGAAACTGTTCAAGAGCATCGACCGCAAATTGGTGGCTAAGCAGTATGAGGATTTGCGTATGATGGTGAGGCTGTCAACATTGAACAGCGAGCGTGATAATATGTTTGAAGCCTTCGATCACACGTTCTTGTCGTTGTTCCCCGACTATGTGGTTCGCTATAACGAACTGTTTGACGAGGAAGACCGGAAGGAACCAGAGAAGGAAAATTCGCTCACCACCGAAATGCGTATCTATGCTTTGGTACGTTTGGGCGTCAGTGACAGTGAAAGCATAGCCAAGTTCCTGAACTTTTCTGTCCATACTGTGAACACCTATAAGACGCGTATCAGGAACCGTTCGCGTTACAAAGGAGACCAATTTGAGAGCCTCATCATGCAAATTTAA